The Enterobacter kobei genome has a segment encoding these proteins:
- a CDS encoding ABC transporter permease, translated as MLFLGKRLLHAGLILLGVTLICYLLLFMLPADPARQIAGRSATPEVVENIRHQLGLDLPFYQQYWRYLQGLLHGDLGRSFIQRSEVSELVSARIGPSLQLMAAGILCELVLGIALGTLAALKRGGLADRLLMALSFIGVSAPQFIAAMLFLYLFAVVLNWFPMGGYGGFSHLALPALTLGLLGSGWYSRMLRSSMIEVLHQDFIRTARAKGLGRTRVLLRHVLPNAVLPLIPMIGIDIGIFMGGLVVVESVFGWPGIGQLAWQAIQQVDIPVIVGVTTVSAVAIVGGNLIADLVLPWVDPRIDVKK; from the coding sequence ATGCTATTTCTGGGAAAACGTCTGTTGCATGCCGGGCTGATCCTGCTTGGCGTTACGTTGATCTGCTATTTGCTGCTGTTTATGTTGCCCGCCGATCCAGCGCGCCAAATCGCCGGGCGCAGTGCCACGCCGGAAGTAGTCGAAAACATCCGCCATCAGTTGGGGTTGGATCTGCCGTTTTATCAGCAATATTGGCGTTATCTGCAGGGGCTGCTGCACGGCGATCTGGGACGCTCGTTTATTCAGCGCAGCGAAGTGAGTGAACTGGTTTCCGCCCGTATCGGGCCGTCACTGCAGCTGATGGCGGCGGGTATTCTCTGCGAGTTGGTACTGGGGATCGCCCTCGGCACCCTGGCGGCGTTAAAACGCGGCGGGCTGGCGGACCGGCTTCTGATGGCGCTCTCCTTTATCGGTGTTTCGGCGCCGCAGTTCATCGCCGCGATGCTTTTTCTCTATCTTTTCGCCGTGGTACTCAACTGGTTCCCGATGGGAGGCTATGGCGGCTTCAGCCATCTGGCGCTACCGGCGCTAACCCTCGGCCTGCTCGGCAGCGGCTGGTATTCACGCATGTTGCGCTCGTCGATGATTGAGGTGCTGCATCAGGATTTTATCCGTACCGCGCGGGCCAAAGGGCTGGGCCGAACCCGCGTACTGCTGCGTCACGTGCTGCCGAATGCCGTGCTGCCGCTAATTCCGATGATAGGCATTGATATCGGCATTTTTATGGGCGGACTGGTGGTAGTCGAATCGGTCTTTGGCTGGCCGGGTATCGGTCAGCTGGCCTGGCAGGCGATTCAACAGGTGGATATCCCGGTGATTGTCGGGGTAACCACCGTGTCAGCGGTTGCCATTGTTGGCGGCAACCTTATTGCGGATCTGGTGCTGCCGTGGGTCGATCCGCGCATTGATGTCAAAAAGTAG
- a CDS encoding response regulator produces MAIAKPTVLIVDDDINTVSMLNDTLDEAGFTVLVALEGNQALSITSQITPDIILLDAVMPHLDGFSTSKRLRQNPGLRHTPIIFMTGLSDTQNIVDAFDAGVVDYVIKPIRTEELVVRMRTHLRNSKLTVSAYSAMDSVGQTLCVFSKEGQLRWATPNAWQLMKNFSDTGYEPNKKIVNRIIGWLNNTEGLKIPLDLSSQGIALKFYLSRRTAEGESLLRIEEIKGHEEVEAVKRLKNNLGLTQREAEVLLWIARGKTNREIGDILNLSPRTVNKHLEIVFPKLSVDNRTAAAALAINSLYAREKM; encoded by the coding sequence ATGGCAATAGCAAAGCCGACGGTACTTATCGTCGATGATGATATCAACACGGTAAGTATGTTGAATGACACGCTTGATGAAGCCGGTTTTACCGTTCTGGTCGCTCTGGAGGGTAATCAAGCCCTTTCGATAACCAGCCAGATAACCCCGGATATCATTCTGCTTGATGCCGTAATGCCGCATCTGGATGGGTTTTCAACCAGTAAGCGCCTGCGGCAAAATCCGGGGCTGCGGCATACCCCGATTATTTTCATGACAGGCCTGAGTGATACGCAGAATATCGTTGATGCATTTGATGCCGGGGTGGTCGATTACGTAATTAAGCCGATACGCACGGAAGAGCTGGTTGTCAGAATGCGTACCCACTTGCGGAACTCAAAATTAACGGTCAGTGCCTATAGCGCGATGGATTCCGTTGGCCAGACCTTATGTGTTTTTAGCAAAGAGGGGCAACTACGCTGGGCCACGCCCAATGCATGGCAACTGATGAAAAACTTCAGCGATACCGGGTATGAACCCAATAAAAAAATAGTAAACCGGATCATCGGTTGGCTGAACAATACGGAAGGTTTAAAAATACCCTTAGATCTTTCATCGCAAGGCATCGCTCTGAAATTCTATCTTTCACGCCGGACCGCTGAAGGAGAAAGTTTGCTACGTATTGAAGAGATCAAAGGACATGAAGAAGTCGAAGCGGTGAAACGCCTGAAAAACAACCTAGGGCTGACGCAACGAGAAGCCGAAGTCCTCCTGTGGATTGCCAGGGGAAAAACAAACCGCGAAATTGGCGATATTTTAAACCTTAGCCCCAGAACCGTGAATAAACACCTTGAAATTGTATTTCCAAAGCTGAGTGTGGACAATCGCACCGCAGCGGCAGCGTTGGCAATAAATTCGCTATATGCCAGGGAGAAAATGTAG
- a CDS encoding ABC transporter ATP-binding protein has protein sequence MSAVLFPAPLLSVERLSIQFGTQRVVDDVSFALWPGKTLCIAGESGSGKSLTSLAIMGLLPEEAQIPGGAIIFDNQDLLSLPERQMQLLRGKSVAMIFQEPMTSLNPLMTVGQQLEETLQRHEVLGRRERRSRVSTMLDAVKISHVEKRLQQYPHELSGGMRQRVMIAMAMLCQPQVLIADEPTTALDVTIQAQILELMRELQQAFSTSLLLITHDMGVVAEMADDVLVMSHGKIMEQAPAKTLFTSPQAAYTRQLLQAVPVLGQAPALAPVEATRPLLSVRDLSVRFPVRGDGLRVRREVHAVDGVSFDLFPGETLGIVGESGCGKSTTAKALMNMVPFSGSAQLNGQELHGLKDEALRAVRRDLQMVFQDPWAALNPRKTIFDLVGEPLLIHEQMPAEQRTERVVQLLQQVGLPAEAMRRYPHQFSGGQRQRICIARALALNPKVIIADESVSALDVSVQAQVLTLLEDLRQRYRLSYLFISHDMAVVERICHRVAVMFGGQLVEIGPRDRVLHHPQHPYTQHLLSAVPIPDVQQRRQPRATSAMPIRPEPIKPIGYQRVPQRFTDFGDGHLVAC, from the coding sequence ATGTCAGCAGTCCTATTTCCGGCGCCGCTGCTCTCGGTCGAGCGCCTGTCGATCCAGTTTGGTACACAGCGGGTGGTGGATGACGTCAGCTTTGCGCTCTGGCCGGGAAAAACTCTGTGCATTGCCGGCGAGTCGGGCAGCGGTAAATCGCTGACTTCGCTGGCGATCATGGGTTTGCTTCCGGAGGAGGCACAGATTCCAGGCGGCGCGATTATTTTTGATAACCAGGATTTGCTCAGCCTGCCGGAGCGGCAAATGCAGCTGCTGCGCGGCAAGTCGGTTGCCATGATTTTTCAGGAACCGATGACCTCGCTCAATCCGCTGATGACGGTGGGCCAGCAGCTGGAAGAGACGCTGCAACGCCACGAAGTGCTGGGCCGCCGTGAACGGCGCAGCCGGGTCAGCACGATGCTGGACGCGGTCAAAATCAGTCATGTGGAGAAGCGCCTGCAACAGTATCCGCACGAGCTTTCCGGCGGTATGCGCCAGCGGGTGATGATCGCCATGGCAATGCTGTGCCAGCCACAGGTGCTGATTGCCGATGAGCCGACTACGGCCCTCGACGTCACTATTCAGGCGCAGATCCTCGAGTTGATGCGCGAACTGCAGCAGGCGTTTTCCACCAGCCTGCTGTTGATCACCCACGATATGGGAGTGGTGGCAGAAATGGCCGATGATGTGCTGGTCATGAGTCACGGCAAAATCATGGAGCAGGCTCCGGCAAAAACGCTGTTTACCTCGCCGCAGGCGGCTTATACCCGCCAGCTGTTGCAGGCGGTACCGGTGCTGGGCCAGGCGCCCGCGCTGGCGCCGGTCGAGGCGACTCGACCGTTGCTCAGCGTCCGCGACCTCAGCGTGCGCTTTCCGGTGCGCGGCGACGGCCTGCGCGTGCGTCGCGAAGTCCATGCCGTCGATGGCGTCAGCTTCGATCTTTTCCCCGGCGAGACGTTGGGCATTGTCGGTGAAAGCGGCTGCGGTAAATCGACGACGGCAAAAGCGCTGATGAATATGGTGCCATTTAGCGGCAGCGCGCAGCTTAACGGACAGGAGCTGCACGGCCTGAAGGACGAGGCGTTAAGAGCGGTACGCCGCGATTTGCAGATGGTGTTTCAGGATCCCTGGGCGGCGCTCAATCCGCGCAAAACTATTTTCGACCTGGTTGGGGAGCCGCTGCTGATTCATGAGCAGATGCCCGCAGAACAGCGCACGGAGCGGGTGGTGCAGCTATTGCAGCAGGTCGGCCTGCCAGCGGAAGCGATGCGGCGTTATCCGCACCAGTTTTCCGGCGGCCAGCGCCAGCGCATTTGCATTGCCCGCGCGCTGGCGCTGAACCCGAAAGTGATCATCGCCGATGAATCGGTTTCCGCGCTGGATGTTTCAGTACAGGCGCAGGTGCTGACGCTGCTGGAAGATTTGCGTCAGCGCTATCGGCTCAGCTATCTGTTTATTTCCCATGATATGGCGGTGGTGGAGCGCATCTGCCACCGGGTAGCGGTGATGTTTGGCGGCCAGCTCGTGGAGATCGGCCCACGAGATCGAGTGTTGCACCATCCGCAGCATCCTTATACTCAGCACTTGCTCAGCGCCGTTCCTATACCTGACGTTCAGCAAAGACGGCAACCCCGAGCCACCAGCGCAATGCCGATAAGACCAGAACCGATCAAACCCATCGGCTATCAGAGAGTACCGCAGCGCTTTACCGATTTTGGCGACGGGCACCTCGTCGCCTGCTGA
- a CDS encoding transporter substrate-binding protein has protein sequence MQTIDIGILLSTEGTYSHLANSTLLGARHALEEINADPAYPFQLRARHINPAGELAAYSEAVSTFIAHGIRHIFGTITSASRKEIIPDLEQHNLLLWYGCPYEGFESCEQVVYLGGCPNQTLLPLLRLALDMFGNRSWLIGSNYVWGWESNRIAREVVEGSGGTVVGEKYLHLRNSNVTELIEAILSTEVDFVLNNLVGETSYAFLRALDEACLRDRRTLAVLSCNFTEAEVAEVAPLRAVRLLSCGPFFESVDLDFCARQHLQHGAQRISHYYIGGWRAVRLFANSLREAGNSEPGAVLAALHRQHDVDSPGARSVMARNNHACLPCYIAELQQTCFQILHREPLPVMPDPYLSATELRESRTVAARPALRIVK, from the coding sequence GTGCAAACTATTGATATTGGAATTTTGCTTTCCACAGAAGGTACCTACAGCCACCTGGCGAACAGCACACTGCTTGGTGCGCGCCATGCCTTAGAGGAAATCAATGCCGATCCTGCTTATCCTTTTCAGCTGCGGGCCCGACATATCAACCCTGCGGGTGAACTCGCAGCCTACAGTGAAGCGGTGAGCACCTTTATCGCTCACGGCATCCGCCATATCTTCGGAACCATTACCTCTGCCAGTCGGAAGGAGATTATCCCGGACCTGGAGCAGCATAACCTGCTGCTGTGGTATGGCTGTCCTTACGAGGGGTTCGAGAGCTGCGAGCAGGTCGTATATCTGGGCGGTTGTCCGAACCAGACTCTGCTGCCACTCCTGCGGCTGGCGCTGGATATGTTCGGAAATCGCTCCTGGCTGATCGGCTCTAACTACGTCTGGGGCTGGGAAAGCAATCGTATCGCCCGTGAGGTAGTGGAAGGTTCCGGCGGTACGGTGGTGGGCGAAAAATATCTGCACCTGAGAAACAGCAACGTGACCGAGTTGATTGAGGCGATTCTCAGCACAGAGGTAGATTTTGTGCTCAATAACCTGGTAGGCGAAACCTCTTATGCGTTTCTGCGCGCACTGGACGAGGCCTGTCTTCGCGATCGGCGGACGTTAGCGGTGCTCAGCTGTAATTTTACCGAAGCCGAAGTCGCCGAAGTCGCGCCACTAAGGGCGGTACGTTTGCTTTCCTGCGGACCGTTTTTTGAGAGCGTCGATCTCGATTTTTGCGCGCGGCAGCACCTGCAACATGGCGCACAGCGCATCTCCCACTACTATATCGGCGGCTGGCGGGCAGTAAGGCTGTTTGCCAATAGCCTGCGCGAGGCCGGAAACAGCGAGCCGGGTGCGGTGCTGGCGGCACTGCATCGTCAGCACGACGTTGATTCTCCGGGCGCTCGCTCAGTAATGGCTCGAAACAACCACGCCTGTTTGCCCTGCTACATCGCTGAGTTGCAACAAACTTGCTTTCAGATACTGCATCGCGAACCGCTGCCGGTTATGCCCGATCCCTATCTCTCCGCGACCGAGCTACGTGAAAGCCGAACGGTTGCAGCCAGACCTGCTCTGAGGATTGTTAAATGA
- a CDS encoding acetamidase/formamidase family protein, which yields MCQNCLVKTIHHAQHHFGWDNSLSPVLHVASGSQLEFHCLDAANGWFNAGSTAADIPTLPFDKLNPVSGPVYVEGAQPGDALKVTLESFRPSGFGWTANIPGFGLLADQFSDPALTLWQYDRQGLTPCAFGRYGRVPLKPFAGTLGVAPAAAGHHSVVPPRRVGGNLDIRDLAAGCTLWLPVEVEGALFSIGDTHAAQGDGEVCGTAIESAMDVVVKLEVVKDMPLKTPRFATPGPVTQHLDRHGYSAFTGIGPDLMTAARDAVSYTIDALCREQGMSAEEAYMLCSVCGDLRISEIVDRPNWVVSFYFPNSVFN from the coding sequence ATGTGCCAAAATTGTCTGGTGAAGACCATTCATCATGCTCAACATCATTTCGGCTGGGATAACAGCCTGAGCCCGGTCCTGCACGTAGCTTCCGGCAGCCAACTGGAGTTTCACTGCCTGGATGCGGCTAACGGCTGGTTCAACGCCGGTTCTACCGCAGCGGATATCCCAACGCTGCCGTTTGATAAGCTCAACCCGGTCAGTGGCCCGGTCTATGTGGAAGGCGCTCAGCCGGGCGATGCGCTAAAGGTGACGCTGGAATCCTTTCGTCCCAGCGGCTTTGGCTGGACTGCGAATATCCCGGGCTTCGGCCTGCTGGCCGATCAGTTTTCTGATCCGGCGCTGACGCTGTGGCAATATGACCGCCAGGGCTTAACCCCCTGCGCCTTTGGCCGATATGGCCGCGTACCGCTGAAACCCTTCGCCGGTACCCTCGGCGTCGCTCCCGCCGCCGCGGGCCATCATTCGGTGGTGCCGCCGCGCCGCGTGGGCGGCAATCTGGATATTCGCGATCTGGCCGCTGGCTGCACATTATGGCTACCGGTGGAAGTAGAAGGCGCGTTGTTTTCTATTGGTGACACCCACGCCGCGCAGGGCGATGGTGAAGTCTGCGGCACGGCGATTGAAAGCGCGATGGACGTGGTGGTGAAGCTGGAAGTGGTTAAAGATATGCCGCTGAAAACGCCGCGTTTCGCCACCCCTGGCCCAGTGACCCAACATCTGGATCGGCACGGCTACAGCGCCTTCACCGGCATTGGCCCTGACCTGATGACCGCCGCCCGCGACGCGGTAAGCTATACCATCGATGCGCTGTGCCGCGAACAAGGGATGTCGGCGGAAGAGGCCTATATGCTCTGCTCCGTGTGCGGCGATCTGCGCATCAGCGAAATCGTCGATCGGCCTAACTGGGTGGTGTCGTTCTATTTTCCCAACAGCGTGTTTAATTAG
- a CDS encoding glycosyl hydrolase family 8, producing MFKRVFAMMVMMVSVLFSSFSQAGQAWEAYKARFLMTDGRIVDTGNKNVSHTEGQGFAMLMAVASNDKAAFDRIWGWTDKTLRNKDNGLFYWRFNPVEPDPIADKNDATDGDALIAWALLKASQRWNDNSYATASDAITQAMIKHTVINYAGYRVMLPGAKGFNLNSYVNLNPSYFIFPAWKAFANRSHLVVWNDLIRDSTTLLGKMGWGQSHLPTDWVSLSADGKLSPAKEWPPRMSFDAIRIPLYLSWWNPQSSLLTPWRNWWQGYDRSRTPAWVNVTTNDTAPYNMNGGLLAVRDLTMGQTSGEPQINAQDDYYSASLKMLVWLAQQQQ from the coding sequence ATGTTTAAACGCGTTTTCGCCATGATGGTGATGATGGTTAGTGTGCTTTTTTCCTCGTTTTCACAGGCGGGACAGGCCTGGGAAGCGTACAAAGCGCGCTTTCTGATGACGGATGGCCGTATTGTTGATACCGGCAATAAAAACGTCTCTCACACGGAAGGCCAGGGTTTCGCCATGCTGATGGCGGTGGCCAGCAATGATAAAGCGGCGTTTGACCGCATCTGGGGATGGACAGATAAGACGCTCAGGAACAAGGACAATGGTCTGTTCTACTGGCGTTTTAATCCCGTCGAGCCGGATCCGATTGCCGATAAGAATGACGCAACGGATGGCGATGCGTTAATTGCATGGGCGTTGTTAAAAGCCAGTCAGCGCTGGAATGATAACAGCTATGCCACCGCATCGGATGCCATTACCCAGGCGATGATTAAACATACGGTGATCAATTATGCGGGTTATCGGGTGATGCTGCCGGGGGCGAAGGGGTTCAATCTCAACAGTTATGTGAACCTGAACCCGTCCTATTTTATCTTCCCGGCATGGAAAGCGTTCGCCAACCGTAGCCATCTGGTGGTCTGGAATGATCTGATCCGTGATAGCACTACACTGCTTGGCAAAATGGGCTGGGGTCAATCGCATTTGCCTACCGACTGGGTATCACTGTCGGCGGATGGCAAACTGAGCCCTGCTAAAGAGTGGCCGCCGCGCATGAGTTTCGACGCCATTCGTATTCCGTTGTATCTCTCATGGTGGAACCCGCAAAGTTCGCTGCTGACGCCGTGGCGCAACTGGTGGCAGGGTTATGATCGTAGCCGCACCCCGGCCTGGGTGAACGTTACAACCAACGATACCGCCCCGTACAATATGAATGGCGGTTTGCTGGCGGTACGTGATTTGACGATGGGTCAAACGTCTGGCGAGCCGCAAATCAACGCACAGGATGATTATTATTCTGCCAGTCTGAAAATGTTGGTCTGGCTGGCACAGCAGCAACAGTAA
- a CDS encoding ANTAR domain-containing response regulator: MKTLLSPDLDAQPLLLVDCEARSREALEKNLTRMGIRWHHLTGDEALPPLTPCAVLVELEAFASPLTLSQINLAGIPVIALTSHEGLYQVQRALELGATALLTKPITQRAIYTTLMMAVGLRQQLHDIQQQQMLLRQRLAAMPQITQALAAQMQAESIDEQQAWVRLRSESMCTNQSVAQVAQKWLLRMSSGKRGAQ; the protein is encoded by the coding sequence ATGAAAACGCTGCTGTCCCCGGATTTAGATGCTCAGCCGCTCCTGCTGGTAGACTGTGAAGCAAGGAGTCGCGAAGCGCTGGAAAAAAACCTGACGCGGATGGGTATCCGCTGGCATCACCTGACCGGAGATGAGGCTTTACCTCCTCTCACCCCCTGTGCAGTACTGGTGGAACTGGAGGCATTCGCCAGCCCGCTAACCCTGAGCCAGATCAATCTGGCGGGAATACCGGTGATCGCGCTGACCTCACATGAGGGACTTTACCAGGTACAGCGCGCGCTGGAGTTAGGGGCAACAGCGCTCCTTACCAAGCCTATTACACAGCGAGCCATCTATACCACCCTGATGATGGCAGTGGGGCTGCGTCAGCAGTTGCATGACATTCAACAGCAACAGATGCTACTGCGCCAGCGTCTGGCAGCAATGCCGCAGATTACCCAAGCTCTGGCGGCCCAGATGCAAGCGGAAAGTATTGATGAACAACAGGCATGGGTTCGCCTGCGCTCGGAATCAATGTGTACGAACCAGTCGGTGGCACAGGTGGCGCAGAAGTGGCTGCTACGAATGTCGTCCGGCAAGCGGGGAGCACAATGA
- a CDS encoding IS110-like element IS5075 family transposase, translated as MENIALIGIDLGKNSFHIHCQDHRGKAVYRKKFTRPKLIEFLATCPATTIAMEACGGSHFMARKLAELGHFPKLISPQFVRPFVKSNKNDFVDAEAICEAASRPSMRFVQPRTESQQAMRALHRVRESLVQDKVKTTNQMHAFLLEFGISVPRGAAVISRLSTLLEDSSLPLYLSQLLLKLQQHYHYLVEQIKDLESQLKRKLDEDEVGQRLLSIPCVGTLTASTISTEIGDGKQYASSRDFAAATGLVPRQYSTGGRTTLLGISKRGNKKIRTLLVQCARVFIQKLEHQSGKLADWVRELLCRKSNFVVTCALANKLARIAWALTARQQTYEA; from the coding sequence ATGGAAAACATTGCGCTTATTGGTATCGATCTGGGTAAGAACTCTTTCCATATTCATTGTCAGGATCATCGTGGGAAGGCCGTTTACCGTAAAAAATTCACCCGACCAAAGCTAATCGAATTTCTGGCGACATGCCCGGCAACAACCATCGCGATGGAAGCCTGTGGCGGTTCTCACTTTATGGCACGCAAGCTGGCAGAGTTAGGGCATTTTCCAAAGCTGATATCACCGCAATTTGTCCGCCCATTCGTTAAAAGCAACAAAAATGACTTCGTTGATGCTGAAGCTATCTGTGAAGCAGCATCACGTCCATCTATGCGTTTCGTGCAGCCCAGAACCGAATCTCAGCAGGCAATGCGAGCTCTGCATCGTGTCCGTGAATCCCTGGTTCAGGATAAGGTGAAAACAACTAATCAGATGCATGCTTTTCTGCTGGAATTTGGTATCAGCGTTCCGCGAGGTGCTGCCGTTATTAGTCGACTGAGTACCCTTCTTGAGGACAGTAGTTTGCCTCTTTATCTCAGCCAGTTACTGCTGAAATTACAACAGCATTATCACTATCTTGTTGAGCAGATTAAAGATCTGGAATCTCAGTTGAAACGAAAGTTGGACGAAGATGAGGTTGGACAGCGCTTGCTGAGTATTCCCTGCGTTGGAACGCTGACTGCCAGTACTATTTCAACTGAGATTGGCGACGGGAAGCAGTACGCCAGCAGCCGTGACTTTGCGGCGGCAACAGGGCTGGTACCCCGACAGTACAGCACGGGAGGTCGGACGACATTGTTAGGGATTAGCAAGCGGGGCAACAAAAAGATCCGAACTTTGTTGGTTCAGTGTGCCAGGGTATTCATACAAAAACTGGAACACCAGTCTGGCAAGTTGGCCGACTGGGTCAGGGAGTTGTTGTGTCGGAAAAGCAACTTTGTCGTCACCTGTGCTCTGGCAAACAAGCTGGCCAGAATAGCCTGGGCACTGACGGCGCGACAGCAAACTTACGAAGCATAA
- a CDS encoding ABC transporter substrate-binding protein, producing MKNALLTMAVAAACFSYGAQADEKTGGDIVVTYQNDVATLDPAIGYDWQNWSMIKSLFDGLMDYRPGTTELVNDLAESYAISEDGKVYTFVLRKGVKFHNGREVTAADVKYSLERTVNPKTQSPGAGFFSPIAGYDEEASGKSTTLSGIEVVDDHTVKITLKEPNATFLHVLALNFASVVPREEVEKWGADFGKHPVGSGAFELQEWKLGQELIFRKNPNYFKAGVPRLDHIKFEMGQDPSVALLRLEKGEVDIAGDGVPPAQFLSFKNNPAYKGLMVTGDQLQTGYVTMKTTLPPFDNLKVRQAVNMAVNKDRIVRIINGRAAPANQPLPPAMPGYDKAYQGFSYDPAKAKQLLSEAGFPNGFATELYVMNTDPQPRIAQSIQQDLAKVGIHASIKSLAQANVIAAGGSASQAPMVWSGGMAWIADFPDPSNFYGPILGCAGAVEGGWNWARYCNKALDAQAAAADSMVKPDQQDARIEAWRKIFITAMDDAPWVPVFNEKRYTVHSARMGGEDALYVDPVHVPVNYDYIGLK from the coding sequence ATGAAAAATGCGTTATTGACAATGGCGGTGGCCGCGGCCTGTTTCTCTTATGGCGCGCAGGCTGACGAGAAGACCGGCGGCGATATCGTGGTGACCTACCAGAACGACGTGGCGACCCTCGATCCGGCCATTGGCTATGACTGGCAAAACTGGTCGATGATCAAAAGCCTGTTCGACGGCCTGATGGACTATCGTCCCGGCACCACCGAGTTGGTGAACGACCTGGCGGAGAGCTACGCCATTTCCGAGGACGGCAAGGTCTACACCTTTGTGCTACGCAAAGGGGTGAAATTCCACAACGGCCGCGAGGTCACGGCGGCGGACGTGAAATATTCTCTGGAACGCACAGTCAACCCGAAAACCCAAAGTCCGGGCGCCGGGTTCTTCAGTCCCATCGCGGGCTATGACGAGGAGGCCAGCGGTAAAAGCACGACCCTGAGCGGTATCGAGGTCGTCGACGATCATACGGTAAAAATCACTCTGAAAGAGCCCAACGCCACCTTCCTGCATGTGCTGGCGCTGAACTTTGCCTCGGTGGTTCCCCGTGAGGAGGTGGAGAAATGGGGCGCCGACTTCGGCAAGCATCCGGTCGGCAGCGGCGCGTTTGAGCTCCAGGAGTGGAAGCTGGGCCAGGAGCTGATCTTCCGCAAAAACCCGAACTACTTTAAAGCCGGCGTGCCGCGGCTGGATCACATAAAGTTCGAAATGGGACAGGATCCCTCGGTCGCTCTGCTGCGGCTGGAAAAAGGCGAAGTGGATATTGCCGGCGACGGCGTACCGCCCGCACAGTTTCTGTCGTTTAAAAACAACCCGGCCTATAAGGGCCTGATGGTCACCGGCGACCAGTTGCAGACCGGCTACGTGACGATGAAAACCACGCTGCCGCCTTTCGATAATCTCAAAGTCCGCCAGGCGGTGAACATGGCGGTCAACAAAGATCGCATCGTGCGCATCATTAATGGACGCGCGGCGCCGGCCAACCAGCCACTGCCACCCGCCATGCCCGGTTATGACAAGGCATATCAGGGTTTCAGCTACGACCCGGCAAAAGCGAAGCAACTGCTCAGCGAAGCGGGTTTCCCCAACGGTTTTGCTACCGAACTGTACGTGATGAATACCGATCCGCAGCCGCGTATCGCCCAGTCTATCCAGCAGGATCTGGCCAAAGTGGGCATCCACGCCAGCATCAAATCCCTGGCGCAGGCGAATGTGATTGCGGCGGGCGGCTCCGCCAGCCAAGCGCCGATGGTCTGGTCCGGCGGCATGGCGTGGATCGCCGATTTCCCGGATCCCTCCAACTTCTATGGCCCGATCCTCGGCTGCGCCGGGGCGGTAGAGGGCGGCTGGAACTGGGCGCGCTACTGCAACAAAGCGCTGGACGCGCAGGCGGCCGCGGCGGACAGCATGGTGAAACCCGACCAGCAGGACGCGCGCATTGAAGCCTGGCGCAAAATCTTCATCACTGCAATGGATGACGCGCCCTGGGTGCCGGTATTCAACGAGAAGCGCTACACCGTACATTCCGCACGCATGGGGGGCGAGGACGCTCTGTATGTCGATCCAGTGCATGTACCAGTCAACTACGACTATATCGGACTGAAATAA
- a CDS encoding ABC transporter permease codes for MNRVGYFLRRPALLLSLLFILLVVMSALFAPWLTPFDPDEQFVEGLSLEGAPLSPNSTYWLGTDLLGRDLFSRLIYGARTSLLIGVVANGTAVLIGVLVGLSAGYLQGRIGGLLMRFTDLMMAFPALLLAIALAAIFQPSVWIVSLVIAMVNWVQIARVIYAETSALSARDFIAVERTLGAGTLRILGVHLIPHLAPTVLVWATLGISTTVLLEATLSFLGVGVQPPTPSWGNIIFESQSYFTSAPWLVFFPGAAIVLLSLSFNIAGDALRDALDPGLKGRN; via the coding sequence ATGAATAGAGTCGGATATTTTCTGCGCCGGCCAGCCCTGCTGCTCTCGCTGCTGTTTATTCTCCTGGTGGTGATGAGCGCGCTGTTTGCCCCCTGGCTCACCCCCTTCGATCCCGATGAACAGTTTGTCGAGGGACTGAGCCTGGAAGGCGCACCGCTTTCTCCCAACAGCACTTACTGGCTGGGAACCGATCTGCTGGGACGCGATCTCTTCTCGCGTTTAATTTACGGAGCTCGTACTTCGTTACTCATCGGTGTTGTCGCCAACGGCACTGCAGTACTGATCGGCGTCCTGGTAGGGCTTAGCGCAGGTTATCTGCAGGGGCGTATCGGAGGGCTGCTGATGCGCTTTACCGATCTGATGATGGCGTTTCCCGCACTGCTGCTGGCGATTGCCCTGGCGGCGATTTTCCAGCCAAGTGTCTGGATCGTGTCCCTGGTGATCGCCATGGTGAACTGGGTGCAGATCGCCAGGGTTATCTACGCCGAAACTAGCGCGCTTAGCGCCCGCGACTTTATCGCCGTGGAACGCACCCTGGGGGCCGGAACGTTGCGTATTCTCGGCGTGCATTTAATTCCACATCTGGCGCCAACGGTGCTGGTCTGGGCCACACTAGGCATCTCCACCACAGTCCTGCTGGAAGCTACTCTATCGTTCCTCGGGGTGGGGGTACAGCCGCCAACGCCGAGTTGGGGCAACATCATCTTTGAAAGCCAGAGCTATTTTACTTCGGCTCCCTGGCTGGTGTTCTTTCCCGGCGCGGCGATTGTGCTGCTGTCGCTCTCTTTCAATATCGCTGGTGACGCCCTGCGCGACGCCCTCGATCCCGGCTTAAAAGGACGAAACTAA